The proteins below come from a single Etheostoma spectabile isolate EspeVRDwgs_2016 chromosome 4, UIUC_Espe_1.0, whole genome shotgun sequence genomic window:
- the traf3ip1 gene encoding TRAF3-interacting protein 1 isoform X3, with protein sequence MNATVVKKTQDTLGKVIKKPPLTEKLLSKPPFRYLHDIFSEIIRTTGFMKGLYEENDMKSDNVKDKDSKIAFLQKAIDVVMLVSGEPLVAKPARIVAGHEPEKTNELLQAMAKCCINKMSSDDAVKRVLAGEKVDIKTKASTSRSQDKENREGREHHLDREEKKKITERSGSRDQKDPDQPKEQESRRRDGEKDHHRDRERSDKHHRREQDHHDKDKSRERDKDKDKGRVKDRDREKDRERNQERDKDKERDKGREKTRDRDSRRDRERDKEKRRDKEREKDRERHKEGEERKKSGESGNSKARVSEEPQQKPNPEPSKTAKHVPAEPNPDYKPAEVVENQPDSPARIPRPSSAKGQRRRPKIGGQDESDSEGEGDALLAQRPSPQEHGDIAGSSVPSDMASSNRRIPRPSSARPAPPRVKKQESYSDVTPAERLSSAKPSAPVIMDGKMLSEDEEDEDEQFLVEVPPPSDSPEMDVGLAQELNSENKHGGLVKRILETKKDYELSPSSPKSKEQNVVSEAARKKERDMVTREIDRLRSSIQTVCRSTLPLGKIMDYIQEDMDAMQAELRTWRRENKEHAQALLQEQRATDRAVEPLKLELAELEQLIKDQQDKICAVRSNILKNEEKIQKMVTGINFSART encoded by the exons ATGAATGCGACAGTGGTAAAAAAGACCCAGGACACGCTGGGCAAAGTAATAAAGAAACCGCCTCTCACGGAGAAACTGCTAAGCAAGCCGCCGTTTCGATACCTTCACGATATCTTCAGTGAG ATCATCAGAACCACTGGTTTTATGAAAGGATTGTATGAAGAAAATGATATGAAGTCAGATAATGTTAAG GATAAGGACTCCAAAATAGCCTTCCTCCAGAAAGCGATAGATGTTGTGATGCTGGTGAGTGGCGAGCCCCTGGTGGCAAAGCCAGCACGCATTGTGGCCGGCCATGAGCCTGAGAAAaccaatgagctgttgcaggcCATGGCCAAGTGCTGCATCAATAAG ATGTCCAGTGACGATGCAGTGAAGCGAGTGCTTGCAGGAGAAAAGGTGGACATAAAGACCAAAGCCAGCACTTCCAGGTCCCAGGACAAGGAAAATAGGGAGGGACGTGAACATCATCTGGATAGAGAG gagaagaaaaagattACAGAGCGCAGCGGGAGCCGGGACCAAAAGGACCCAGACCAGCCCAAAGAGCAGGAGAGCCGACGCAGAGATGGGGAGAAAGACCACCACCGTGACAGGGAGCGCTCTGATAAGCACCACCGCAGGGAACAGGACCACCATGACAAAGACAAGAGCCGGGAGCGAGACAAGGATAAAGACAAAGGACGAGTCAAAGATAGGGAcagagagaaggacagagagaggaaccaagaaagggacaaagacaaagagag agacaaaGGCAGAGAAAAGACAAGAGATAGGGATTCCCGCAGAGACCGGGAAAGAGACAAGGAAAAACGAAGAGACAAAGAGCGGGAGAAAGATAGGGAGCGACACAAAGAGGgcgaagagagaaagaaaagtggaGAGAGTGGCAACAGCAAG GCCAGAGTATCAGAAGAACCACAGCAAAAACCCAACCCTGAGCCGAGCAAAACAGCCAAACATGTGCCAGCA GAACCAAACCCAGATTACAAG CCTGCAGAAGTAGTGGAGAACCAG CCTGATAGTCCAGCTAGAATACCTCGGCCTTCATCTGCCAAAGGGCAGAGGCGGAGACCAAAAATTGGAGGTCAAG ATGAGTCTGACAGTGAAGGAG AGGGAGATGCTCTGTTAGCCCAGAGACCTTCCCCCCAGGAACATGGAGACATTGCAGGCTCCTCAGTGCCATCGGACATGGCCTCCAG CAACAGGAGAATACCACGGCCCAGCAGCGCTCGGCCAGCACCTCCCCGAGTCAAGAAACAGGAAAGTTACTCTGATGTGACCCCAGCTGAGAG GCTGTCCAGTGCCAAGCCCTCAGCACCGGTCATCATGGATGGGAAGATGCTGtctgaggatgaggaggatgaagatgagCAATTTCTTGTGGAGGTGCCTCCACCTTCAGATTCTCCTGAGATGGATGTG GGGCTTGCACAAGAactcaacagtgaaaacaaacaTG GTGGCCTTGTGAAAAGGATCCTTGAGACCAAGAAAGACTATGAATTGTCCCCATCTTCCCCCAAATCTAAAGAACAG AACGTGGTGTCTGAAGCAGCACGCAAGAAGGAGCGGGACATGGTGACCCGGGAGATAGATCGGCTGCGCTCATCCATCCAGACGGTGTGCCGCAGCACCCTGCCTTTGGGTAAGATCATGGACTACATACAGGAGGACATGGACGCCATGCAGGCTGAACTGCGCACCTGGCGGCGGGAGAACAAAGAGCACGCACAGGCGTTGCTGCAGGAGCAGAG agcAACAGACAGGGCAGTGGAACCTCTTAAGTTAGAACTAGCTGAGCTGGAGCAGCTGATTAAGGACCAGCAGGACAAGATTTGTGCTGTAAGGTCCAACATACTGAAGAATGAAGAGAAGATCCAGAAGATGGTTACTGGAATCAACTTCTCCGCCAGAACTTGA
- the traf3ip1 gene encoding TRAF3-interacting protein 1 isoform X4 produces the protein MNATVVKKTQDTLGKVIKKPPLTEKLLSKPPFRYLHDIFSEIIRTTGFMKGLYEENDMKSDNVKDKDSKIAFLQKAIDVVMLVSGEPLVAKPARIVAGHEPEKTNELLQAMAKCCINKMSSDDAVKRVLAGEKVDIKTKASTSRSQDKENREGREHHLDREEKKKITERSGSRDQKDPDQPKEQESRRRDGEKDHHRDRERSDKHHRREQDHHDKDKSRERDKDKDKGRVKDRDREKDRERNQERDKDKERDKEKDRDRDQEREKDKGREKTRDRDSRRDRERDKEKRRDKEREKDRERHKEGEERKKSGESGNSKARVSEEPQQKPNPEPSKTAKHVPAPDSPARIPRPSSAKGQRRRPKIGGQDESDSEGEGDALLAQRPSPQEHGDIAGSSVPSDMASSNRRIPRPSSARPAPPRVKKQESYSDVTPAERLSSAKPSAPVIMDGKMLSEDEEDEDEQFLVEVPPPSDSPEMDVGLAQELNSENKHGGLVKRILETKKDYELSPSSPKSKEQNVVSEAARKKERDMVTREIDRLRSSIQTVCRSTLPLGKIMDYIQEDMDAMQAELRTWRRENKEHAQALLQEQRATDRAVEPLKLELAELEQLIKDQQDKICAVRSNILKNEEKIQKMVTGINFSART, from the exons ATGAATGCGACAGTGGTAAAAAAGACCCAGGACACGCTGGGCAAAGTAATAAAGAAACCGCCTCTCACGGAGAAACTGCTAAGCAAGCCGCCGTTTCGATACCTTCACGATATCTTCAGTGAG ATCATCAGAACCACTGGTTTTATGAAAGGATTGTATGAAGAAAATGATATGAAGTCAGATAATGTTAAG GATAAGGACTCCAAAATAGCCTTCCTCCAGAAAGCGATAGATGTTGTGATGCTGGTGAGTGGCGAGCCCCTGGTGGCAAAGCCAGCACGCATTGTGGCCGGCCATGAGCCTGAGAAAaccaatgagctgttgcaggcCATGGCCAAGTGCTGCATCAATAAG ATGTCCAGTGACGATGCAGTGAAGCGAGTGCTTGCAGGAGAAAAGGTGGACATAAAGACCAAAGCCAGCACTTCCAGGTCCCAGGACAAGGAAAATAGGGAGGGACGTGAACATCATCTGGATAGAGAG gagaagaaaaagattACAGAGCGCAGCGGGAGCCGGGACCAAAAGGACCCAGACCAGCCCAAAGAGCAGGAGAGCCGACGCAGAGATGGGGAGAAAGACCACCACCGTGACAGGGAGCGCTCTGATAAGCACCACCGCAGGGAACAGGACCACCATGACAAAGACAAGAGCCGGGAGCGAGACAAGGATAAAGACAAAGGACGAGTCAAAGATAGGGAcagagagaaggacagagagaggaaccaagaaagggacaaagacaaagagagagacaaagagaaggaCAGAGATAGGGAccaagaaagggaaaaagacaaaGGCAGAGAAAAGACAAGAGATAGGGATTCCCGCAGAGACCGGGAAAGAGACAAGGAAAAACGAAGAGACAAAGAGCGGGAGAAAGATAGGGAGCGACACAAAGAGGgcgaagagagaaagaaaagtggaGAGAGTGGCAACAGCAAG GCCAGAGTATCAGAAGAACCACAGCAAAAACCCAACCCTGAGCCGAGCAAAACAGCCAAACATGTGCCAGCA CCTGATAGTCCAGCTAGAATACCTCGGCCTTCATCTGCCAAAGGGCAGAGGCGGAGACCAAAAATTGGAGGTCAAG ATGAGTCTGACAGTGAAGGAG AGGGAGATGCTCTGTTAGCCCAGAGACCTTCCCCCCAGGAACATGGAGACATTGCAGGCTCCTCAGTGCCATCGGACATGGCCTCCAG CAACAGGAGAATACCACGGCCCAGCAGCGCTCGGCCAGCACCTCCCCGAGTCAAGAAACAGGAAAGTTACTCTGATGTGACCCCAGCTGAGAG GCTGTCCAGTGCCAAGCCCTCAGCACCGGTCATCATGGATGGGAAGATGCTGtctgaggatgaggaggatgaagatgagCAATTTCTTGTGGAGGTGCCTCCACCTTCAGATTCTCCTGAGATGGATGTG GGGCTTGCACAAGAactcaacagtgaaaacaaacaTG GTGGCCTTGTGAAAAGGATCCTTGAGACCAAGAAAGACTATGAATTGTCCCCATCTTCCCCCAAATCTAAAGAACAG AACGTGGTGTCTGAAGCAGCACGCAAGAAGGAGCGGGACATGGTGACCCGGGAGATAGATCGGCTGCGCTCATCCATCCAGACGGTGTGCCGCAGCACCCTGCCTTTGGGTAAGATCATGGACTACATACAGGAGGACATGGACGCCATGCAGGCTGAACTGCGCACCTGGCGGCGGGAGAACAAAGAGCACGCACAGGCGTTGCTGCAGGAGCAGAG agcAACAGACAGGGCAGTGGAACCTCTTAAGTTAGAACTAGCTGAGCTGGAGCAGCTGATTAAGGACCAGCAGGACAAGATTTGTGCTGTAAGGTCCAACATACTGAAGAATGAAGAGAAGATCCAGAAGATGGTTACTGGAATCAACTTCTCCGCCAGAACTTGA
- the traf3ip1 gene encoding TRAF3-interacting protein 1 isoform X2, whose translation MNATVVKKTQDTLGKVIKKPPLTEKLLSKPPFRYLHDIFSEIIRTTGFMKGLYEENDMKSDNVKDKDSKIAFLQKAIDVVMLVSGEPLVAKPARIVAGHEPEKTNELLQAMAKCCINKMSSDDAVKRVLAGEKVDIKTKASTSRSQDKENREGREHHLDREEKKKITERSGSRDQKDPDQPKEQESRRRDGEKDHHRDRERSDKHHRREQDHHDKDKSRERDKDKDKGRVKDRDREKDRERNQERDKDKERDKEKDRDRDQEREKDKGREKTRDRDSRRDRERDKEKRRDKEREKDRERHKEGEERKKSGESGNSKARVSEEPQQKPNPEPSKTAKHVPAPAEVVENQPDSPARIPRPSSAKGQRRRPKIGGQDESDSEGEGDALLAQRPSPQEHGDIAGSSVPSDMASSNRRIPRPSSARPAPPRVKKQESYSDVTPAERLSSAKPSAPVIMDGKMLSEDEEDEDEQFLVEVPPPSDSPEMDVGLAQELNSENKHGGLVKRILETKKDYELSPSSPKSKEQNVVSEAARKKERDMVTREIDRLRSSIQTVCRSTLPLGKIMDYIQEDMDAMQAELRTWRRENKEHAQALLQEQRATDRAVEPLKLELAELEQLIKDQQDKICAVRSNILKNEEKIQKMVTGINFSART comes from the exons ATGAATGCGACAGTGGTAAAAAAGACCCAGGACACGCTGGGCAAAGTAATAAAGAAACCGCCTCTCACGGAGAAACTGCTAAGCAAGCCGCCGTTTCGATACCTTCACGATATCTTCAGTGAG ATCATCAGAACCACTGGTTTTATGAAAGGATTGTATGAAGAAAATGATATGAAGTCAGATAATGTTAAG GATAAGGACTCCAAAATAGCCTTCCTCCAGAAAGCGATAGATGTTGTGATGCTGGTGAGTGGCGAGCCCCTGGTGGCAAAGCCAGCACGCATTGTGGCCGGCCATGAGCCTGAGAAAaccaatgagctgttgcaggcCATGGCCAAGTGCTGCATCAATAAG ATGTCCAGTGACGATGCAGTGAAGCGAGTGCTTGCAGGAGAAAAGGTGGACATAAAGACCAAAGCCAGCACTTCCAGGTCCCAGGACAAGGAAAATAGGGAGGGACGTGAACATCATCTGGATAGAGAG gagaagaaaaagattACAGAGCGCAGCGGGAGCCGGGACCAAAAGGACCCAGACCAGCCCAAAGAGCAGGAGAGCCGACGCAGAGATGGGGAGAAAGACCACCACCGTGACAGGGAGCGCTCTGATAAGCACCACCGCAGGGAACAGGACCACCATGACAAAGACAAGAGCCGGGAGCGAGACAAGGATAAAGACAAAGGACGAGTCAAAGATAGGGAcagagagaaggacagagagaggaaccaagaaagggacaaagacaaagagagagacaaagagaaggaCAGAGATAGGGAccaagaaagggaaaaagacaaaGGCAGAGAAAAGACAAGAGATAGGGATTCCCGCAGAGACCGGGAAAGAGACAAGGAAAAACGAAGAGACAAAGAGCGGGAGAAAGATAGGGAGCGACACAAAGAGGgcgaagagagaaagaaaagtggaGAGAGTGGCAACAGCAAG GCCAGAGTATCAGAAGAACCACAGCAAAAACCCAACCCTGAGCCGAGCAAAACAGCCAAACATGTGCCAGCA CCTGCAGAAGTAGTGGAGAACCAG CCTGATAGTCCAGCTAGAATACCTCGGCCTTCATCTGCCAAAGGGCAGAGGCGGAGACCAAAAATTGGAGGTCAAG ATGAGTCTGACAGTGAAGGAG AGGGAGATGCTCTGTTAGCCCAGAGACCTTCCCCCCAGGAACATGGAGACATTGCAGGCTCCTCAGTGCCATCGGACATGGCCTCCAG CAACAGGAGAATACCACGGCCCAGCAGCGCTCGGCCAGCACCTCCCCGAGTCAAGAAACAGGAAAGTTACTCTGATGTGACCCCAGCTGAGAG GCTGTCCAGTGCCAAGCCCTCAGCACCGGTCATCATGGATGGGAAGATGCTGtctgaggatgaggaggatgaagatgagCAATTTCTTGTGGAGGTGCCTCCACCTTCAGATTCTCCTGAGATGGATGTG GGGCTTGCACAAGAactcaacagtgaaaacaaacaTG GTGGCCTTGTGAAAAGGATCCTTGAGACCAAGAAAGACTATGAATTGTCCCCATCTTCCCCCAAATCTAAAGAACAG AACGTGGTGTCTGAAGCAGCACGCAAGAAGGAGCGGGACATGGTGACCCGGGAGATAGATCGGCTGCGCTCATCCATCCAGACGGTGTGCCGCAGCACCCTGCCTTTGGGTAAGATCATGGACTACATACAGGAGGACATGGACGCCATGCAGGCTGAACTGCGCACCTGGCGGCGGGAGAACAAAGAGCACGCACAGGCGTTGCTGCAGGAGCAGAG agcAACAGACAGGGCAGTGGAACCTCTTAAGTTAGAACTAGCTGAGCTGGAGCAGCTGATTAAGGACCAGCAGGACAAGATTTGTGCTGTAAGGTCCAACATACTGAAGAATGAAGAGAAGATCCAGAAGATGGTTACTGGAATCAACTTCTCCGCCAGAACTTGA
- the traf3ip1 gene encoding TRAF3-interacting protein 1 isoform X1, giving the protein MNATVVKKTQDTLGKVIKKPPLTEKLLSKPPFRYLHDIFSEIIRTTGFMKGLYEENDMKSDNVKDKDSKIAFLQKAIDVVMLVSGEPLVAKPARIVAGHEPEKTNELLQAMAKCCINKMSSDDAVKRVLAGEKVDIKTKASTSRSQDKENREGREHHLDREEKKKITERSGSRDQKDPDQPKEQESRRRDGEKDHHRDRERSDKHHRREQDHHDKDKSRERDKDKDKGRVKDRDREKDRERNQERDKDKERDKEKDRDRDQEREKDKGREKTRDRDSRRDRERDKEKRRDKEREKDRERHKEGEERKKSGESGNSKARVSEEPQQKPNPEPSKTAKHVPAEPNPDYKPAEVVENQPDSPARIPRPSSAKGQRRRPKIGGQDESDSEGEGDALLAQRPSPQEHGDIAGSSVPSDMASSNRRIPRPSSARPAPPRVKKQESYSDVTPAERLSSAKPSAPVIMDGKMLSEDEEDEDEQFLVEVPPPSDSPEMDVGLAQELNSENKHGGLVKRILETKKDYELSPSSPKSKEQNVVSEAARKKERDMVTREIDRLRSSIQTVCRSTLPLGKIMDYIQEDMDAMQAELRTWRRENKEHAQALLQEQRATDRAVEPLKLELAELEQLIKDQQDKICAVRSNILKNEEKIQKMVTGINFSART; this is encoded by the exons ATGAATGCGACAGTGGTAAAAAAGACCCAGGACACGCTGGGCAAAGTAATAAAGAAACCGCCTCTCACGGAGAAACTGCTAAGCAAGCCGCCGTTTCGATACCTTCACGATATCTTCAGTGAG ATCATCAGAACCACTGGTTTTATGAAAGGATTGTATGAAGAAAATGATATGAAGTCAGATAATGTTAAG GATAAGGACTCCAAAATAGCCTTCCTCCAGAAAGCGATAGATGTTGTGATGCTGGTGAGTGGCGAGCCCCTGGTGGCAAAGCCAGCACGCATTGTGGCCGGCCATGAGCCTGAGAAAaccaatgagctgttgcaggcCATGGCCAAGTGCTGCATCAATAAG ATGTCCAGTGACGATGCAGTGAAGCGAGTGCTTGCAGGAGAAAAGGTGGACATAAAGACCAAAGCCAGCACTTCCAGGTCCCAGGACAAGGAAAATAGGGAGGGACGTGAACATCATCTGGATAGAGAG gagaagaaaaagattACAGAGCGCAGCGGGAGCCGGGACCAAAAGGACCCAGACCAGCCCAAAGAGCAGGAGAGCCGACGCAGAGATGGGGAGAAAGACCACCACCGTGACAGGGAGCGCTCTGATAAGCACCACCGCAGGGAACAGGACCACCATGACAAAGACAAGAGCCGGGAGCGAGACAAGGATAAAGACAAAGGACGAGTCAAAGATAGGGAcagagagaaggacagagagaggaaccaagaaagggacaaagacaaagagagagacaaagagaaggaCAGAGATAGGGAccaagaaagggaaaaagacaaaGGCAGAGAAAAGACAAGAGATAGGGATTCCCGCAGAGACCGGGAAAGAGACAAGGAAAAACGAAGAGACAAAGAGCGGGAGAAAGATAGGGAGCGACACAAAGAGGgcgaagagagaaagaaaagtggaGAGAGTGGCAACAGCAAG GCCAGAGTATCAGAAGAACCACAGCAAAAACCCAACCCTGAGCCGAGCAAAACAGCCAAACATGTGCCAGCA GAACCAAACCCAGATTACAAG CCTGCAGAAGTAGTGGAGAACCAG CCTGATAGTCCAGCTAGAATACCTCGGCCTTCATCTGCCAAAGGGCAGAGGCGGAGACCAAAAATTGGAGGTCAAG ATGAGTCTGACAGTGAAGGAG AGGGAGATGCTCTGTTAGCCCAGAGACCTTCCCCCCAGGAACATGGAGACATTGCAGGCTCCTCAGTGCCATCGGACATGGCCTCCAG CAACAGGAGAATACCACGGCCCAGCAGCGCTCGGCCAGCACCTCCCCGAGTCAAGAAACAGGAAAGTTACTCTGATGTGACCCCAGCTGAGAG GCTGTCCAGTGCCAAGCCCTCAGCACCGGTCATCATGGATGGGAAGATGCTGtctgaggatgaggaggatgaagatgagCAATTTCTTGTGGAGGTGCCTCCACCTTCAGATTCTCCTGAGATGGATGTG GGGCTTGCACAAGAactcaacagtgaaaacaaacaTG GTGGCCTTGTGAAAAGGATCCTTGAGACCAAGAAAGACTATGAATTGTCCCCATCTTCCCCCAAATCTAAAGAACAG AACGTGGTGTCTGAAGCAGCACGCAAGAAGGAGCGGGACATGGTGACCCGGGAGATAGATCGGCTGCGCTCATCCATCCAGACGGTGTGCCGCAGCACCCTGCCTTTGGGTAAGATCATGGACTACATACAGGAGGACATGGACGCCATGCAGGCTGAACTGCGCACCTGGCGGCGGGAGAACAAAGAGCACGCACAGGCGTTGCTGCAGGAGCAGAG agcAACAGACAGGGCAGTGGAACCTCTTAAGTTAGAACTAGCTGAGCTGGAGCAGCTGATTAAGGACCAGCAGGACAAGATTTGTGCTGTAAGGTCCAACATACTGAAGAATGAAGAGAAGATCCAGAAGATGGTTACTGGAATCAACTTCTCCGCCAGAACTTGA